A DNA window from Daucus carota subsp. sativus chromosome 3, DH1 v3.0, whole genome shotgun sequence contains the following coding sequences:
- the LOC135151417 gene encoding uncharacterized protein LOC135151417, with protein MVNKGKAKGKGKWKGKKKMGSNSNANPKPGPTKALKPKGGVQKDGDCHYCKKPGHWKRNCHAYLENLKKKKAAAASDSGIYVIEVNLSTSTSWELQGSRTLAKGEVDLRVGNGAKVAAIAVDVNSEPTPTTTNEPAQSSPQQKPARFKRRAHKPKRAKIPESEITDFTIQEEQTPSSPIPVDHSQALMVEPLQAVPITDATPLSPTTSPKASPTASAVDEEIRCDEPVTAEAEATQSDCQTPLSDHGQIPQSPMKIPKDAIVHDTAPENYKSDAVEESDKVAVEALQSLAQTGEEPIKSQSEDKGKSAQDNVEKVADPVPADEKANSDTEDDTSSDTDKDDNAEIPLTQQKWESTSQFNDDLD; from the exons atggtgaataaggggaaggccaagggaaagggtaaatggaaaggcaagaagaagatgggatCTAATTCTAATGCCAATCCGAAACCTGGTCCGACTAAGGCCTTGAAACCGAAAGGTGGTGTTCAGAAGGATGGTGATTGTCACTATTGCAAGAAACCAGGTCATTGGAAGAGGAActgtcatgcttatttggagaatctgaagaagaagaaggctgctgccgcttctgattcaggtatttatgttatagaagtcaatttgtctacttcaacatcttgg GAACTACAGGGAAGTAGGACATTGGCAAAGGGAGAAGTCGACCTACGAGTtggcaatggagcaaaagttgctgctatagctgtag atgtaaactctgaacctacaccTACAACAACCAATGAACCTGCTCAGTCTAGTCCTCAACAAaaaccagctagattcaaaagaagggcacacaagccaaagagagccaagattccagaatctgaaattactgatttcactatccaagaagagcaaacaccatcaagCCCAATTCCTGTTGatcattctcaagctctgatggtggaacctcttcaagctgttcctatcACTGATGCCACACCAttatctcctacaacatctcctaaagcatctcctacagcatctgcagtagatgaagagatcaggtgtgatgaaccagttactgctgaagctgaagcAACTCAGTCTGATTGTCAAACTCCACTATCTGATCATGGtcaaattcctcaatctccaatgaaaattcctaaggatgccattgttcatgatacagctccagagaactacaaGTCTGATGCAGTTGAGGAAAgtgacaaagtagctgtggaagctttacaatctctggctcagactggtgaagagcccatcaagtcacagtctgaagataaaggaaaatctgctcaggataatgtggagaaagttgcagaTCCTGTTCCtgcagatgaaaaagcaaactctgatactgaggatgataccagttcagatactgacaaggatgacaaTGCTGAAATCCCTTTGacacaacagaaatgggagtctactagccagttcaat gatgaccttgattga